The Helianthus annuus cultivar XRQ/B chromosome 16, HanXRQr2.0-SUNRISE, whole genome shotgun sequence genome includes a window with the following:
- the LOC110936346 gene encoding TIP41-like protein isoform X2, giving the protein MQWEADEKEVKAAGAELLPDGRRGLRIHGWEIESTNRSCLTSLNLQSWEEKLETSHLPEMIFGDSTLVLKHISSGTKIHFNAFDALVGWKNEPLPPVEVPAAAQWKFRSKPFEQIILDYDYTFTTPYSGSETVETSGGVDSEGNNRYKWEDCEEQINVAALTSKEPILFYDEVVLYEDELADNGVSLLTVKVLRVDGVLMRLRDTRVVCNFSENTKPVILRDVSWREATFKALASKGYPSDSASYNDPNVISQRLPVVLHKTQKLKVPDSL; this is encoded by the exons ATGCAGTGGGAAGCCGACGAGAAAGAAGTAAAAGCCGCCGGAGCTGAGCTTCTGCCCGACGGCCGAAGAGGTCTCCGCATTCATGGCTGGGAGATCGAGTCAACCAACCGTTCTTGTCTCACTTCTCTCAACCTCCAATC ATGGGAAGAAAAGCTTGAGACGTCTCACTTGCCAGAAATGATATTCGGTGACAGTACCTTGGTTCTTAAGCATATAAGCAGCGGAACCAAAATTCACTTTAATGCTTTTGATGCTTTAGTTGGCTGGAAAAACGAACCCCTGCCGCCAGTTGAAGTTCCCGCAGCCGCCCAGTGGAAATTTAGAAG CAAACCCTTTGAGCAAATTATTCTAGACTATGATTACACTTTCACCACGCCTTATTCTGGCAGTGAAACTGTTGAG ACTAGCGGAGGAGTAGACTCTGAGGGAAACAATCGTTATAAATGGGAGGATTGTGAAGAACAAATTAATGTGGCTGCATTGACATCAAAAGAGCCTATTCTCTTCTATGATGAG GTGGTTCTGTATGAAGATGAGTTGGCTGATAACGGTGTTTCACTTTTAACTGTGAAAGTG CTAAGAGTTGATGGCGTTCTTATGAGATTAAGGGACACTCGTGTAGTTTGCAATTTCAGTGAGAATACAAAGCCTGTTATCCTTAGAGATGTCTCCTGGAGAGAAGCTACATTCAAGGCGCTGGCTTCC AAAGGATATCCTTCTGATTCTGCCTCATATAATGATCCAAACGTCATCAGCCAAAGGCTTCCCGTCGTCTTGCATAAGACCCAGAAGCTGAAAGTCCCTGATAGTCTTTAA
- the LOC110936346 gene encoding TIP41-like protein isoform X1 has translation MQWEADEKEVKAAGAELLPDGRRGLRIHGWEIESTNRSCLTSLNLQSWEEKLETSHLPEMIFGDSTLVLKHISSGTKIHFNAFDALVGWKNEPLPPVEVPAAAQWKFRSKPFEQIILDYDYTFTTPYSGSETVETSGGVDSEGNNRYKWEDCEEQINVAALTSKEPILFYDEVVLYEDELADNGVSLLTVKVRVMPSYWFLLLRFWLRVDGVLMRLRDTRVVCNFSENTKPVILRDVSWREATFKALASKGYPSDSASYNDPNVISQRLPVVLHKTQKLKVPDSL, from the exons ATGCAGTGGGAAGCCGACGAGAAAGAAGTAAAAGCCGCCGGAGCTGAGCTTCTGCCCGACGGCCGAAGAGGTCTCCGCATTCATGGCTGGGAGATCGAGTCAACCAACCGTTCTTGTCTCACTTCTCTCAACCTCCAATC ATGGGAAGAAAAGCTTGAGACGTCTCACTTGCCAGAAATGATATTCGGTGACAGTACCTTGGTTCTTAAGCATATAAGCAGCGGAACCAAAATTCACTTTAATGCTTTTGATGCTTTAGTTGGCTGGAAAAACGAACCCCTGCCGCCAGTTGAAGTTCCCGCAGCCGCCCAGTGGAAATTTAGAAG CAAACCCTTTGAGCAAATTATTCTAGACTATGATTACACTTTCACCACGCCTTATTCTGGCAGTGAAACTGTTGAG ACTAGCGGAGGAGTAGACTCTGAGGGAAACAATCGTTATAAATGGGAGGATTGTGAAGAACAAATTAATGTGGCTGCATTGACATCAAAAGAGCCTATTCTCTTCTATGATGAG GTGGTTCTGTATGAAGATGAGTTGGCTGATAACGGTGTTTCACTTTTAACTGTGAAAGTG AGAGTGATGCCTAGCTATTGGTTTCTTCTCTTACGCTTCTGG CTAAGAGTTGATGGCGTTCTTATGAGATTAAGGGACACTCGTGTAGTTTGCAATTTCAGTGAGAATACAAAGCCTGTTATCCTTAGAGATGTCTCCTGGAGAGAAGCTACATTCAAGGCGCTGGCTTCC AAAGGATATCCTTCTGATTCTGCCTCATATAATGATCCAAACGTCATCAGCCAAAGGCTTCCCGTCGTCTTGCATAAGACCCAGAAGCTGAAAGTCCCTGATAGTCTTTAA
- the LOC110933348 gene encoding uncharacterized protein LOC110933348, with translation MMMRGAYNFPPVQPQPIPTPPVQPQPIPTQPFQQSEPEDDVEVVPETQPPKGKEKRNKGNNQSGEGFWSKVLAKFLVLMDQGPYRDIDSVSSKWRKMNSSINRFCEEYNKLYISDRRSGWSDDYVFKKALDKYKQNNEEYAVHEPERPPGRDKSKKERAKGKEKEKMDPNMVEFMEHLKMYNDVSAQKTKAKERAVEEKSRVAEEKLREKVRLSNEKIRFSDEKNRLKEWEIISMNVEDEPEPKRSMLKKLQHRHHEKHQII, from the exons ATGATGATGCGGGGTGCTTATAATTTCCCACCCGTTCAACCTCAACCGATCCCCACACCACCCGTTCAACCTCAACCGATCCCGACGCAACCATTTCAACAATCCGAACCCGAAGACGATGTGGAGGTTGTTCCCGAAACCCAACCGCCTAAAGGAAAAGAAAAACGAAACAAAG gTAATAACCAATCGGGTGAGGGGTTTTGGTCCAAGGTATTGGCGAAGTTCCTCGTCCTTATGGACCAAGGCCCGTATCGAGATATCGACTCGGTCTCCTCAAAGTGGCGGAAAATGAACTCGTCCATCAATAGGTTTTGCGAGGaatataataaattatatataagTGACCGTCGTAGCGGGTGGAGCGACGACTATGTGTTCAAAAAAGCGTTGGACAAGTATAAGCAAAACAATG AGGAGTACGCCGTACATGAACCGGAGCGTCCACCGGGCCGAGACAAATCAAAGAAGGAGCGGGCCAaggggaaagaaaaggaaaagatgGACCCGAACATGGTTGAGTTTATGGAACACTTAAAAATGTACAACGACGTCTCGGCCCAAAAGACGAAAGCGAAGGAGCGGGCCGTCGAAGAAAAAAGTCGTGTAGCAGAAGAAAAGTTACGCGAGAAGGTCCGATTGTCGAATGAGAAAATCCGATTTTCTGATGAAAAAAATCGGCTCAAGGAATGGGAAATAATATCGATGAATGTCGAGGACGAACCCGAGCcgaaacgttcgatgttgaaaaaactaCAACACAGACATcatgaaaaacatcaaattatttaa